TCGTTAACTACCGAGGGGCTTCCGTAGTCGTAAGCGAACTCGTAGTCCGCCCCCGCGCCCATGGTCACGCCCTTTATGACGTTCTCTATCAACACCTGTATTTTCTCCCTCCCCTCGGGGTCGAGCGTCCTCACCGTCCCCCTCATCTCCACGCGGTCGGCCACGATATTGGCGGCCGTACCGCCCTTGATGGTGCCTATGGATATGACGGTATGGTGAAGCGGGTCCGTACGCCTGCTGACTATATGGTGTATGGCGTCTATGACCATCGACGAGACGAGCACTGCGTCGACGGCAAGATGGGGCCGCGAGGCATGCCCGCTCCTCCCCTTTATGACTATGGTGAGCCTGTCCGAGGAGGCGGTCATGATGCCCGCCCTGTGGGCTATATAGCCCGCCGGGAGGTCCGGGTGGCAGTGGAGCGCGGCGACGGCCGAGGGCGTGGGCTCCTCGATGGCCCCGTCCCTTATCATATGCTTGGCCCCTCCGGGGCTGCTCTCCTCCGACGGCTGGAAGATGAACTTGACGTTCCCCTTGAGCT
The nucleotide sequence above comes from Thermodesulfobacteriota bacterium. Encoded proteins:
- a CDS encoding amidohydrolase, translating into VKEVEYASCVPGVMHACGHDVHTAVLMGTAVVLGSLRDKLKGNVKFIFQPSEESSPGGAKHMIRDGAIEEPTPSAVAALHCHPDLPAGYIAHRAGIMTASSDRLTIVIKGRSGHASRPHLAVDAVLVSSMVIDAIHHIVSRRTDPLHHTVISIGTIKGGTAANIVADRVEMRGTVRTLDPEGREKIQVLIENVIKGVTMGAGADYEFAYDYGSPSVVNDPELDKLLTECAGEVVGAERVVTMKDPLMGAEDFSYFAERIPGAFFRIGVGSPKGVIAPLHTPEFDVNEEALAVGTRIMSWFAAKFLDLKGRG